In one window of Arthrobacter pascens DNA:
- a CDS encoding DUF4235 domain-containing protein, with protein MNLFIKLLGAGVSIGAGLVGTKVVNAVWEKSTGRKPPTGKEDTPTSLRSALTFALISATVSTVIQVLANRGTQRAITRFAKSQDIV; from the coding sequence ATGAACCTCTTCATCAAGTTGCTTGGCGCCGGAGTAAGCATCGGCGCCGGGCTGGTCGGCACCAAGGTAGTCAACGCTGTGTGGGAAAAGTCCACGGGCAGGAAGCCGCCCACGGGCAAAGAAGACACCCCCACCAGCCTCCGCTCCGCGCTGACGTTCGCGCTCATCTCGGCCACCGTCAGCACCGTCATCCAGGTACTGGCCAACCGCGGCACGCAGCGGGCCATCACCCGCTTCGCCAAGAGCCAGGACATCGTCTGA
- a CDS encoding glutamate--cysteine ligase 2, with protein sequence MRTFGVEEELLIVDPETGEPLALADALLSGRKLAADDAPQDLHALPTKDKTDHDDMGLSAELKLEQIETQTRPCLEYAELLQQIRAGRLLADQAARKNGARVAALATSPLASTTHTTPDPRYARMLERFGLTAQEQLTCGFHVHTFIESPEEGVAVLDRIRDKLAVLTALSANSPFWNGVPTGFEGYRTQAWNRWPTSGPSGIFGTYSAYRRLVARLLDSGVMLDEGMIYFDARLSRNHPTVEVRVADVCLRAEDAALIAVLVRALVESASREWQAGVEPAPVPTVLLRMAAWQASSSGLRGELLDFGTFRPAPAHDVVRSLVDYLAPVLSEQGELGIARQGVEDVISRGTGAAEQRRVRDAVMEKAATGETAVDDGGMAAVVAKAVAISMRGASGFPEEDDAPELLRVRLS encoded by the coding sequence ATGCGTACATTCGGCGTGGAAGAAGAGCTCCTGATCGTTGATCCGGAGACGGGGGAACCCCTTGCGCTGGCGGACGCCCTGCTTTCCGGCCGGAAGCTCGCGGCCGATGACGCCCCGCAGGATCTGCATGCGCTGCCCACCAAGGACAAAACCGATCACGACGACATGGGCCTGAGCGCCGAGCTGAAGCTCGAACAGATTGAGACGCAGACCCGGCCCTGCCTGGAGTATGCGGAGTTGCTGCAGCAGATCCGCGCCGGACGCCTGCTCGCCGACCAGGCCGCCCGCAAGAACGGAGCCAGGGTGGCAGCCCTTGCCACATCCCCGCTCGCCTCCACCACTCACACCACACCGGACCCGCGGTACGCGCGGATGCTTGAGCGGTTCGGCCTGACAGCCCAGGAGCAACTGACCTGTGGCTTCCACGTCCACACCTTCATCGAGTCGCCCGAGGAAGGCGTGGCCGTGCTGGACAGGATCCGCGACAAGCTGGCCGTTCTTACGGCGCTGAGTGCCAACTCGCCCTTCTGGAACGGCGTGCCGACGGGGTTCGAAGGCTACCGCACCCAAGCGTGGAACCGGTGGCCGACCTCCGGCCCGTCCGGCATCTTCGGAACCTATTCGGCGTACCGGCGGCTTGTGGCCCGTCTGCTCGACAGCGGCGTGATGCTTGATGAAGGCATGATCTACTTCGACGCGCGGCTGTCCAGGAACCATCCCACGGTGGAGGTCCGGGTTGCTGATGTCTGCCTTCGGGCGGAGGATGCCGCACTGATTGCCGTGCTGGTGCGGGCACTCGTGGAGTCGGCCAGCCGGGAGTGGCAGGCGGGCGTGGAACCAGCGCCCGTCCCCACTGTGCTGCTGCGTATGGCCGCCTGGCAGGCAAGCAGCAGTGGTCTTCGCGGCGAACTGCTGGATTTTGGCACCTTCCGGCCTGCCCCCGCCCATGACGTGGTCCGTTCACTGGTGGATTACCTTGCTCCGGTGCTGTCGGAACAGGGCGAGTTGGGGATTGCCCGCCAGGGCGTGGAGGATGTCATCTCTCGCGGTACCGGAGCAGCGGAACAGCGGAGGGTGCGTGACGCCGTGATGGAAAAGGCAGCGACCGGCGAAACAGCAGTCGACGACGGCGGTATGGCCGCCGTCGTCGCCAAGGCCGTGGCCATCAGCATGCGCGGAGCGTCCGGGTTCCCGGAGGAGGACGACGCGCCTGAGCTGCTGCGGGTCCGGCTGTCGTAA
- a CDS encoding ECF transporter S component: protein MTTAAIKKTGNTWRVVDIVVAALIAIAGGVIFWAWSQGAGIVSAPMNAVYPPLTGLIAGGWMIPAVLGMLIVRKPGAALFCETVAATGELIMGSQYGATVLISGVLQGLGAELVFFLLVYGNFKFKSFLYQKYNLTAALLAGAGAGLFCGINDSFLPWGWNIAYEAGDKLTYIIFCTISGAIIAGALPWIATRGLARTGVLSSFASRKAASEPVFN from the coding sequence ATGACAACAGCAGCAATCAAAAAGACCGGCAATACCTGGCGCGTCGTGGACATCGTGGTGGCGGCGCTCATCGCCATCGCCGGGGGCGTGATCTTCTGGGCCTGGTCCCAGGGCGCCGGGATCGTCTCAGCGCCCATGAACGCCGTTTACCCGCCACTGACCGGCCTGATCGCCGGCGGCTGGATGATCCCCGCGGTGCTCGGGATGCTCATCGTCCGCAAGCCGGGTGCGGCGCTCTTCTGCGAAACCGTGGCCGCCACCGGCGAGCTCATCATGGGCTCGCAGTACGGCGCCACCGTGCTCATCTCCGGAGTCCTGCAGGGCCTTGGCGCGGAGCTGGTGTTCTTCCTGCTGGTCTACGGCAACTTCAAGTTCAAGTCCTTCCTGTACCAGAAGTACAACCTGACGGCTGCGCTGCTGGCCGGCGCCGGCGCCGGACTCTTCTGCGGAATCAACGATTCCTTCCTGCCCTGGGGCTGGAACATCGCCTATGAAGCAGGCGACAAGCTCACCTACATCATCTTCTGCACAATCTCCGGCGCCATCATTGCCGGTGCCCTGCCCTGGATCGCCACCCGCGGCCTGGCCAGGACCGGAGTACTGAGCTCCTTCGCCTCCCGCAAGGCAGCATCAGAGCCCGTCTTCAACTGA
- a CDS encoding heme-degrading domain-containing protein produces the protein MTAESSPVTVFDPDSRASQPEGLLKALIGRVEAEIGELQFPHFTKDDSLNLGLLLVELGKSRRLPIAIDITKGEQVLFHVALDGATPDNEHWIRAKQRTAARYEVPSLLVGLRGRLHGGRIEDQGWFDQSRYAPHGGSFPVYVAGAGAVATVTVSGLPQQQDHDLVVEALREILQSMRAG, from the coding sequence ATGACTGCCGAATCCTCCCCCGTGACAGTGTTCGATCCCGATTCCCGCGCAAGCCAGCCCGAAGGGCTGCTCAAGGCCCTGATCGGGCGGGTTGAAGCCGAGATCGGAGAGCTGCAGTTCCCCCATTTCACCAAGGACGACTCCCTCAACCTGGGGCTGCTTCTGGTGGAGCTGGGCAAGAGCCGCCGCCTGCCCATCGCGATCGACATCACCAAGGGCGAGCAGGTTCTGTTCCACGTGGCCCTCGACGGCGCCACACCGGACAACGAGCACTGGATCCGGGCGAAGCAGCGCACCGCGGCCCGGTATGAGGTTCCGTCGCTTCTGGTGGGTCTCCGCGGCCGGCTTCACGGCGGGCGGATAGAGGACCAGGGATGGTTCGACCAGTCCCGGTACGCTCCGCACGGCGGCTCCTTTCCGGTCTATGTGGCCGGGGCAGGCGCCGTGGCCACCGTGACCGTGTCCGGTTTGCCCCAGCAGCAGGACCACGACCTGGTGGTGGAAGCGTTGCGGGAAATCCTGCAATCCATGCGGGCCGGGTAG
- a CDS encoding ABC transporter ATP-binding protein — protein MSAAHAGASRAARPAAVSARGWGWRHAGRSTPALRGLDLEIGPGERVLLLGPSGAGKSTLLHALAGVLGDEGDDADESGSLLIDGLAPREQRGRAGLMQQDPETQVVLSRLGDDVAFGAENLAVPRDEIWRRVREALDDVGLRRAVGQSPVGQSPGGQGNPGEGSGVQTAGGFALDHPTSALSGGQKQRLALAGILAMRPGLILLDEPTANLDPAGVLEVRDAVGRCLDKTGATLVVVEHRVSVWKDLVDRIVVLQPGSAAEPAVLLDGPPDQVLADARALLIAAGVWVPGYVPATRARRTAGSGELLLAAEQLAVSRERPRRRAFKTFPPVPVQQGISAQVRAGQALTVAGPNGAGKSTFALTLAGLLAPVDGKVSATVELSRGAGIDPFRWKADQLISRIGTVFQEPEHQFVTGRVLDELMFGPRHLGHGEERVDELLERLRLAHLVDANPFTLSGGEKRRLSVATVLAAHPDVLVLDEPTFGQDANTWAELASFLSELLDAGTAVVSVTHDQEFTAVLGGTELRLDPASRAGAPLEAGAA, from the coding sequence ATGTCAGCTGCCCACGCAGGCGCTTCAAGGGCGGCGCGACCGGCCGCGGTTTCCGCCCGGGGCTGGGGCTGGCGGCACGCCGGCCGGTCCACGCCCGCCCTCCGGGGACTCGACCTCGAGATCGGCCCCGGTGAGCGCGTACTGCTTCTGGGTCCCTCCGGCGCGGGAAAGTCCACCCTGCTGCACGCCCTGGCGGGGGTGCTGGGGGACGAAGGGGACGACGCCGACGAGTCGGGTTCGCTGCTGATCGACGGCCTGGCTCCGCGCGAACAGCGCGGACGGGCCGGCCTCATGCAGCAGGACCCCGAAACGCAGGTGGTGCTCTCACGGCTCGGTGACGATGTCGCGTTTGGTGCCGAAAACCTGGCGGTGCCCCGGGATGAGATCTGGAGGCGTGTCCGCGAGGCGCTCGACGACGTCGGGTTGCGCCGCGCTGTCGGGCAAAGTCCCGTCGGGCAAAGTCCGGGCGGGCAAGGCAACCCCGGGGAGGGTTCCGGCGTTCAAACTGCCGGCGGGTTCGCTCTGGACCATCCGACGTCGGCCCTTTCAGGCGGGCAGAAGCAGCGCCTCGCGCTTGCCGGCATCCTGGCGATGCGTCCCGGGCTGATCCTGCTCGATGAGCCCACCGCCAACCTGGACCCGGCCGGCGTCCTGGAAGTCCGGGATGCCGTGGGCCGCTGTCTGGACAAGACGGGTGCCACGCTGGTGGTGGTTGAGCACCGGGTGTCTGTCTGGAAAGACCTCGTGGACCGGATCGTAGTTCTTCAGCCTGGCTCCGCCGCGGAACCCGCAGTGCTTCTGGACGGCCCCCCGGACCAGGTGCTGGCCGACGCCCGGGCCCTGCTGATTGCGGCCGGGGTCTGGGTACCCGGCTATGTCCCGGCCACCAGGGCACGGCGCACTGCGGGCTCCGGGGAGCTTCTGCTCGCCGCAGAGCAGCTCGCCGTGTCCCGTGAACGGCCGCGCCGGCGGGCCTTCAAAACGTTCCCGCCGGTGCCTGTCCAGCAGGGCATTTCAGCGCAGGTCCGTGCGGGCCAGGCACTGACGGTGGCGGGGCCGAACGGTGCAGGAAAATCCACCTTCGCGCTGACCCTTGCCGGTCTGCTGGCGCCCGTTGACGGCAAGGTCTCAGCCACCGTGGAACTAAGCCGTGGCGCCGGGATCGATCCGTTCAGGTGGAAAGCCGATCAACTGATTTCCCGGATCGGAACCGTGTTCCAGGAACCGGAGCACCAGTTCGTGACGGGCCGCGTGCTGGACGAGCTGATGTTCGGTCCGCGCCACCTGGGCCACGGCGAGGAGCGGGTTGACGAGCTGCTGGAACGGTTGCGCCTGGCGCATCTGGTGGACGCCAACCCGTTCACCCTCTCCGGCGGCGAAAAGCGCCGGCTCTCGGTGGCGACGGTGCTCGCGGCCCATCCCGACGTCCTGGTCCTCGACGAGCCCACGTTCGGCCAAGACGCCAATACCTGGGCGGAGCTCGCCTCCTTCCTCTCCGAACTGCTGGACGCCGGGACGGCCGTGGTGTCGGTGACCCACGACCAGGAGTTCACCGCGGTCCTGGGCGGCACGGAACTTCGCCTTGACCCTGCTTCCCGGGCCGGGGCGCCGCTGGAAGCCGGTGCAGCATGA
- a CDS encoding ATP-binding protein, which yields MPGHQAQNAERTVPTPLTAREADVAALLAEGLGSAGIADRLSIAPSSARWYLRQVFHKLGVHSREEAASRARELGLGAAESPTDEDAGGARTVPRPLTSFVGRKQELAELLGWLASGPDRLLTITGAAGSGKTRLALALAAEAEPKVNQRVYWSDFSGMPNPQLVASTIASAVGAYIKPAQTELAAVAEHLGSTPALLVLDNCEHIARECARISVDLVATCPELRILVTSRVSLPTKAARTRLLDPLPVPAEARLPWKDIAACESVKLFSQRASMVVPGFVVTPQNAAALARVCRRLDGLPLALELAASRTKILTTEQLDERLEQALSLLSRNGQFAAQRHATLRAALDWSYALLSPPEQTLLRRLSVFAGGWGLEDAESVCAGGALETADILTVLSDLVDQSLVVVERPIGGGRRFRLLEVIRQYADEQLRASGERSLLRSSHAGRFAAVAMQARGELNGPRQPAWTARLEQDRENFRAVLGWSLDAPEGLESGAEVVCSLSQVWQLRGEFAEGLMWHRKYLGNSHALSLRAQAELHESTGFLAVHARLVDEAREHWERAAAIFADIGDSAAVGRQLHFLAHATMNRDARKGADLAAEGLALEREAGDEWWTSACLFALGDASFLQEDFAKAAECYRESQQLARRLGHPFAIARRCVRLGQLAGSRGDFDEARLHLIESMQTARNGNDDWGITMALAAWAAVAAATGMPKTSAMLLGATQARLDRYGAVLWALDRSHFARTASKTSALVGADAFQAYLEEGRSLTEQETESLLKELQEPQQAAASAGMPGLPAVALTPREAQVLHLIAEGESNQRIAARWGLSVRTVERHIANLYMKIGVEGPAARAAAANYAFRHGLGPEEDAISIHRQNPHPAR from the coding sequence GTGCCCGGACACCAAGCCCAGAATGCCGAGAGAACAGTACCGACGCCGCTGACCGCACGGGAGGCAGACGTGGCGGCCCTTCTCGCGGAAGGGCTGGGCAGCGCCGGGATAGCTGACCGGCTGAGCATCGCCCCGAGTTCCGCCAGATGGTACCTGCGGCAGGTTTTCCACAAACTCGGGGTGCACAGCCGCGAGGAGGCCGCATCCCGCGCGCGTGAGTTGGGCCTGGGGGCCGCTGAAAGCCCAACAGACGAAGACGCCGGGGGCGCCCGCACCGTGCCCCGGCCCCTGACAAGCTTTGTGGGCAGGAAGCAGGAACTGGCAGAGCTATTGGGCTGGCTGGCTTCCGGCCCTGACCGGTTGCTCACCATTACGGGCGCTGCAGGTTCCGGTAAGACCCGGCTGGCCCTTGCCCTGGCAGCTGAAGCCGAACCGAAGGTGAACCAGCGGGTGTATTGGAGCGATTTCTCCGGCATGCCAAACCCGCAGCTCGTGGCGTCGACCATTGCATCCGCCGTGGGCGCCTACATCAAACCCGCCCAAACCGAGCTCGCGGCCGTCGCCGAACACCTGGGAAGCACCCCGGCATTGCTGGTGCTGGACAACTGCGAGCATATTGCCCGGGAATGCGCCAGGATCAGCGTGGATCTGGTGGCAACCTGTCCGGAGTTGCGCATCCTGGTGACGAGCCGGGTGTCGTTGCCGACAAAGGCGGCGAGGACACGGCTCCTGGACCCGCTGCCGGTCCCGGCCGAAGCGCGCCTTCCGTGGAAAGACATCGCGGCGTGTGAATCCGTGAAGCTTTTTAGCCAACGTGCGTCGATGGTGGTTCCCGGGTTCGTAGTGACGCCGCAAAACGCGGCCGCGCTGGCACGCGTCTGCCGGAGGCTGGATGGCCTGCCGCTCGCCCTCGAGCTGGCGGCCAGCCGGACAAAAATACTGACGACTGAGCAGCTTGATGAACGCCTGGAGCAGGCCCTGAGTCTCCTCAGCCGAAACGGACAGTTTGCTGCCCAGAGGCACGCCACACTGCGTGCGGCATTGGACTGGAGTTACGCGCTCCTCTCACCGCCTGAGCAGACACTGCTCCGGCGGTTGTCTGTCTTCGCCGGCGGCTGGGGCCTGGAAGATGCCGAATCAGTTTGCGCGGGCGGCGCCCTTGAAACGGCGGACATCCTCACCGTCCTCTCAGATCTTGTGGACCAATCGCTGGTGGTAGTGGAACGCCCGATAGGCGGCGGACGGAGATTCAGGCTGCTCGAAGTGATCCGTCAGTACGCGGATGAACAGTTGCGTGCCTCGGGAGAAAGATCCCTGCTGCGCAGCTCCCACGCGGGGCGTTTTGCAGCGGTGGCCATGCAGGCGCGGGGGGAACTGAACGGACCCCGGCAGCCGGCGTGGACGGCGCGGCTGGAGCAGGACAGGGAAAATTTCAGGGCCGTGTTGGGCTGGAGCCTCGACGCTCCTGAGGGGTTGGAGAGCGGGGCCGAAGTGGTGTGCAGCCTGTCCCAGGTGTGGCAACTGCGCGGTGAATTCGCTGAAGGGCTCATGTGGCACAGGAAGTACCTGGGCAACAGCCATGCGCTCTCACTACGGGCACAGGCTGAACTTCATGAATCCACAGGCTTTCTCGCGGTCCATGCACGGCTGGTGGACGAGGCGCGCGAGCATTGGGAACGGGCCGCCGCCATTTTTGCTGACATTGGCGATTCCGCTGCGGTCGGGCGTCAATTGCATTTCCTGGCGCACGCAACCATGAACAGGGACGCGCGGAAAGGCGCTGACCTTGCTGCGGAGGGACTCGCCTTGGAACGGGAGGCCGGGGACGAGTGGTGGACCTCCGCATGCCTTTTTGCCTTGGGAGATGCGTCATTCCTGCAGGAAGACTTTGCCAAGGCCGCTGAATGCTATCGGGAAAGCCAACAGCTGGCCCGCAGGCTGGGGCATCCCTTCGCCATTGCACGGCGTTGCGTCAGGCTGGGGCAGTTGGCCGGCAGCCGGGGAGACTTCGACGAAGCGCGGCTGCACCTCATCGAGTCGATGCAAACGGCACGCAACGGCAACGATGACTGGGGCATCACCATGGCGCTCGCAGCGTGGGCTGCGGTGGCGGCAGCAACCGGGATGCCAAAGACTTCGGCCATGCTGCTTGGGGCCACACAAGCCCGGCTCGACCGGTATGGCGCCGTGCTGTGGGCGCTCGACCGGTCTCACTTCGCCCGGACGGCCAGCAAAACCAGCGCCCTCGTCGGTGCGGACGCTTTCCAGGCATATCTGGAAGAGGGCCGTTCATTGACGGAGCAGGAGACTGAATCCCTGCTGAAGGAGTTGCAGGAGCCGCAGCAGGCGGCAGCGTCGGCGGGCATGCCGGGCCTGCCCGCCGTTGCACTGACGCCGCGCGAGGCCCAGGTGCTTCACCTCATAGCCGAAGGGGAGAGCAACCAGCGAATAGCTGCCCGCTGGGGGCTCAGCGTACGTACTGTCGAGCGGCATATCGCCAACCTGTATATGAAGATTGGAGTGGAGGGCCCCGCTGCCCGTGCGGCTGCCGCCAACTACGCGTTCCGCCACGGTTTGGGGCCGGAAGAGGACGCCATCTCAATCCACCGCCAAAACCCTCACCCCGCCCGCTGA
- a CDS encoding UDP-N-acetylglucosamine 1-carboxyvinyltransferase, with protein MTQETAEYIAATLRDARSEKGWTQGQLAAELGTSQSAIARMEQGKQNLSLKMIQRLETIFGRSIVNVGKPLMTHLRVEGGRTLSGAVDVNSSKNAGVALLCASLLNRGTTVLRRLARIEEVNRIVEVLTSIGVECTWLNDSDLRLRRPAVLELDSMDVEAARRTRSVIMLLGPLLDESAAYRLPYAGGCDLGTRTVEPHMQALRQFGLSVEATAGFYTVQAPAEDEQDRSFVLTERGDTVTENAIMAAAHRRGTTVIRNASPNYMVQDLCFYLQMLGVSIDGVGTTTLKITGRPLIDVDIEYFPSEDPIEAMSLITAGIVTNSEVTIRRVPIEFMEIELATLEQMGQQLEISGEYMARNGRTRLVDVTTKPSELRAPEDKIHPMPFPGLNIDNLPFFAVIAANAEGQTMIHDWVYENRAIYLTELNRLGAQVQLLDPHRIYVNGPTKWRAAEVGCPPALRPAACLLLAMLAARGVSELRNIYVIERGYEDLAERLNTIGAKIEYFQD; from the coding sequence ATGACACAGGAAACTGCCGAATACATCGCCGCCACCCTCCGCGACGCCCGTAGCGAGAAAGGCTGGACGCAGGGCCAGCTGGCAGCGGAGCTTGGAACCAGCCAAAGCGCCATCGCGCGAATGGAGCAGGGCAAGCAGAACCTGAGCCTGAAAATGATCCAGCGGCTGGAGACCATCTTCGGCCGCAGCATCGTCAACGTGGGCAAACCCCTCATGACGCACCTGCGGGTTGAAGGCGGCCGCACCCTCTCCGGAGCGGTGGACGTCAACAGCAGCAAGAACGCCGGTGTGGCACTGCTGTGCGCCAGCCTCCTCAATCGCGGCACCACAGTCCTGCGGCGCCTCGCCAGGATCGAGGAGGTCAACAGGATCGTCGAGGTGCTCACCAGCATCGGGGTCGAATGCACCTGGCTTAACGACAGCGACCTCCGGCTCCGCCGCCCCGCCGTCCTGGAACTTGATTCCATGGATGTCGAGGCCGCCCGCCGCACGCGGAGCGTGATCATGCTCCTCGGCCCGCTCCTGGACGAGTCAGCCGCATACCGCCTTCCCTATGCAGGCGGCTGCGATCTTGGCACCAGGACCGTGGAACCCCATATGCAGGCGCTGCGCCAGTTCGGGCTCTCCGTGGAGGCGACGGCCGGTTTCTACACGGTGCAGGCGCCGGCCGAAGATGAGCAGGACCGCTCCTTCGTGCTCACAGAGCGCGGGGATACTGTCACTGAGAACGCCATCATGGCCGCGGCGCACCGGCGCGGCACCACCGTCATCCGCAACGCGAGCCCCAATTACATGGTCCAGGACCTGTGCTTCTACCTGCAGATGCTGGGCGTGAGCATCGACGGCGTGGGGACCACGACGCTGAAGATCACCGGGCGGCCGCTGATCGACGTCGACATCGAATATTTCCCCTCCGAGGACCCCATCGAGGCCATGAGCCTCATCACCGCCGGAATCGTCACCAACTCCGAAGTGACCATCCGCCGGGTCCCCATCGAATTCATGGAGATCGAGCTGGCCACGCTGGAGCAGATGGGCCAGCAGCTGGAGATTTCCGGCGAGTACATGGCGCGCAACGGCCGCACCCGGCTGGTGGATGTGACCACCAAGCCTTCCGAGCTGCGCGCTCCGGAGGACAAGATCCATCCCATGCCCTTCCCTGGCCTGAACATCGACAACCTGCCGTTCTTCGCCGTGATCGCCGCCAACGCGGAGGGACAGACCATGATCCACGACTGGGTTTATGAGAACCGGGCCATCTACCTGACCGAACTGAACAGGCTCGGCGCCCAGGTGCAGTTGCTGGATCCGCACCGCATCTACGTGAACGGCCCCACCAAATGGCGCGCCGCCGAGGTGGGATGCCCTCCGGCCCTGCGCCCCGCCGCCTGCCTCCTGCTGGCCATGCTTGCGGCAAGGGGCGTGTCCGAGCTGCGCAATATCTACGTGATTGAGAGAGGCTACGAGGACCTGGCCGAACGGCTCAACACGATCGGCGCGAAAATAGAGTACTTCCAGGACTGA
- a CDS encoding monovalent cation/H+ antiporter complex subunit F, giving the protein MMQTVLAVTAVILSLAAAGAILRIARGPSLLDRVLAADVLLAILGAALCIDMAVNRHLNNLMLLVALSVIGFIGSVTVARFVADRREQPHDS; this is encoded by the coding sequence ATGATGCAGACCGTCCTGGCTGTCACTGCAGTCATCCTTTCGCTGGCAGCCGCCGGCGCCATCCTCAGGATCGCGCGTGGTCCGTCGCTGCTGGACCGGGTGCTGGCCGCCGATGTCCTGCTGGCCATCCTGGGAGCCGCACTGTGCATCGATATGGCCGTCAACCGGCACCTGAACAACCTGATGCTGCTCGTTGCGCTGTCCGTGATCGGCTTTATCGGCTCCGTAACCGTTGCCCGGTTCGTCGCCGACCGGCGGGAGCAGCCCCATGATTCCTGA
- a CDS encoding energy-coupling factor transporter transmembrane component T family protein — protein sequence MRAALNLHGNHALLTRANPLAKFAAVFLITLALALSIDWVSATTALVTELALFPLAGLALPLLWQRAWPLILAAALGGWSTAIVAADSGAVLLDVGIWSISEGSLQLGVGFMLRGLAIALPAILLMTCTDPTDLADALAQKARLPHRFVLGTLAAMRLVGLMAEEWQTIGMARRARGVGSQGSPLQRLRAMLGQSFGLLVQAIRRASRLAVTMEARGFGGAQRTWARESTYSLLDAWVLLGGLLIAVAAVLAAVGFGTWSFVWH from the coding sequence ATGAGGGCGGCGCTGAACCTGCACGGCAACCATGCGCTTCTGACCCGCGCCAATCCGCTGGCCAAGTTCGCCGCCGTTTTCCTCATCACTTTGGCGCTGGCACTCTCCATCGACTGGGTGTCCGCCACCACCGCCTTGGTCACGGAACTGGCACTCTTCCCGCTGGCCGGGCTCGCGCTGCCCCTCCTGTGGCAGCGCGCGTGGCCGCTGATCCTTGCGGCTGCCCTGGGCGGATGGAGCACAGCGATTGTCGCGGCGGACAGCGGCGCTGTATTGCTCGACGTCGGGATCTGGTCCATCAGTGAAGGCTCGCTGCAGCTGGGGGTGGGTTTCATGCTGCGCGGACTGGCGATAGCCCTGCCGGCCATCCTCCTCATGACCTGCACCGACCCCACCGACCTCGCGGATGCCTTGGCGCAGAAGGCCCGGCTGCCGCACCGCTTTGTGCTGGGCACCCTTGCCGCGATGCGGCTCGTGGGTCTCATGGCGGAGGAATGGCAGACCATCGGCATGGCCCGGCGCGCCCGCGGCGTTGGCTCGCAGGGAAGCCCGCTGCAAAGGTTGCGCGCCATGCTCGGCCAGAGCTTCGGGCTTCTGGTCCAGGCCATCCGCCGGGCGTCCCGGCTGGCGGTCACCATGGAGGCGCGCGGCTTCGGGGGTGCGCAGAGGACATGGGCCCGTGAATCCACCTACTCGCTGCTGGACGCCTGGGTTCTGCTGGGCGGCCTGCTTATTGCGGTCGCGGCGGTCCTCGCGGCAGTAGGCTTCGGCACGTGGAGCTTCGTTTGGCATTAG
- the mnhG gene encoding monovalent cation/H(+) antiporter subunit G: MIPDAGTVNAIIDGLSAVFMVAGALMSLAAAVGLLRFPDLLSRMHAATKPQVLGLFLLLAAMGLQLRTWWVWPVLLVAWIFQLLTVPVSAHMVGRAGYRTKHLHRELLSTDELEAVVQNAAAKAAREDGSGDGA, from the coding sequence ATGATTCCTGATGCTGGCACCGTGAATGCCATCATCGACGGCCTGTCCGCGGTGTTTATGGTGGCAGGCGCCCTGATGTCGCTGGCCGCGGCCGTGGGATTGCTCCGGTTCCCGGACCTGCTGAGCAGGATGCATGCCGCCACGAAACCCCAGGTACTGGGACTGTTCCTGCTGCTGGCAGCCATGGGCCTGCAGCTGCGGACCTGGTGGGTGTGGCCGGTGCTGCTGGTGGCCTGGATCTTCCAGCTGCTGACGGTGCCGGTGTCCGCCCATATGGTGGGACGTGCCGGGTACCGCACCAAGCACCTGCACAGGGAGTTGCTCAGCACGGACGAGCTGGAAGCCGTAGTGCAGAACGCCGCCGCCAAAGCCGCCCGTGAGGACGGTTCCGGCGACGGCGCATAG
- a CDS encoding ester cyclase, translating to MTTDQNKAVVRSFFKAFEDSDEAALTNVLSPDLRAYVHGNPEPVGRDTLLEMIKGWNTMFSGTQFILEDMVAEGELVACRVTMHAVHSGGEFQGIAPAGVPVTSESLTLERVVDGLIVERRVATDWEDIKQQLVPVPAQAHAANS from the coding sequence ATGACTACTGACCAGAACAAAGCCGTAGTGCGCAGTTTCTTCAAGGCCTTCGAGGACTCGGACGAGGCCGCACTGACCAACGTCCTCTCGCCTGACCTGCGGGCATATGTGCACGGAAATCCCGAACCAGTGGGCCGGGACACCCTGCTGGAGATGATCAAAGGCTGGAACACCATGTTCAGCGGCACGCAGTTCATACTCGAGGACATGGTGGCCGAAGGAGAGCTCGTTGCCTGCCGGGTGACGATGCACGCAGTGCACAGTGGCGGGGAGTTCCAGGGAATCGCCCCCGCCGGGGTGCCCGTCACCAGCGAGAGCCTGACACTGGAGCGCGTAGTGGACGGGCTGATTGTGGAACGCCGAGTGGCAACCGACTGGGAGGACATCAAACAGCAGTTGGTCCCGGTACCAGCGCAGGCGCATGCGGCAAATAGCTGA